In Jejubacter calystegiae, the following are encoded in one genomic region:
- a CDS encoding luciferase-like monooxygenase, whose amino-acid sequence MSKLKYVPLSVLDLAPIPQDANAREAFQRSLELAQLTEKQGYHRYWLAEHHNMSGIASAATSVLIGWLAANTQTLHLGSGGVMLPNHAPLVIAEQFGTLEALFPGRIDLGLGRAPGSDQRTMMALRRHMSHQDVDNFPRDVAELVAWFDADESAPEPPVRPVPGYGAGIPVWLLGSSLYSAQLAAQMGLPFAFASHFAPAMMPQALQLYREQFRPSARLEKPYAMVCINIIAADSNRDAEYLFTSMQQSFVTLRRGNPGQLPPPIDNMDSFWSPAEQYGVEQALSVSLVGDKAKVRHGLETVLRETQADEIMVNGQIFDNQARLHSYSLAMQAYNELMGR is encoded by the coding sequence ATGTCTAAATTAAAATACGTCCCCCTGTCAGTACTCGATCTCGCCCCCATTCCCCAGGATGCCAACGCTCGCGAGGCATTCCAGCGCTCGCTGGAGCTGGCTCAGCTGACTGAAAAGCAGGGCTATCACCGCTACTGGCTGGCGGAGCACCACAATATGAGCGGTATCGCCAGCGCCGCGACGTCAGTGCTGATTGGCTGGCTGGCGGCGAATACCCAAACGCTGCACCTGGGATCCGGCGGCGTGATGCTGCCGAACCACGCACCGCTGGTGATTGCCGAGCAGTTCGGCACTCTGGAGGCGCTGTTCCCCGGTCGTATCGATCTGGGGCTGGGGCGCGCGCCGGGCAGCGATCAGCGCACCATGATGGCCCTGCGCCGTCATATGAGCCATCAGGACGTGGATAACTTCCCGCGCGATGTGGCGGAGCTGGTCGCCTGGTTCGATGCCGACGAAAGCGCGCCCGAACCGCCGGTACGCCCGGTTCCCGGCTACGGCGCGGGTATTCCGGTGTGGCTGCTGGGCTCCAGCCTGTACAGCGCCCAGCTGGCGGCGCAGATGGGCCTGCCCTTTGCGTTTGCCTCGCACTTCGCGCCAGCGATGATGCCCCAGGCGCTGCAGCTGTACCGCGAGCAGTTCCGCCCCTCGGCGCGGCTGGAAAAACCCTATGCGATGGTCTGTATCAATATCATCGCCGCCGATAGCAACCGCGACGCCGAATATCTGTTTACCTCCATGCAGCAGTCGTTCGTGACACTGCGCCGCGGTAATCCCGGCCAGCTGCCGCCGCCTATCGACAATATGGACAGCTTCTGGAGCCCGGCGGAGCAGTACGGCGTGGAACAGGCGCTAAGCGTGTCGCTGGTGGGGGATAAAGCGAAGGTGCGCCACGGGCTGGAAACGGTACTGCGGGAAACCCAGGCGGACGAGATCATGGTTAACGGCCAGATCTTCGACAACCAGGCGCGCCTGCACTCCTACTCTCTGGCTATGCAGGCTTATAACGAACTGATGGGGCGTTAA
- a CDS encoding type II toxin-antitoxin system CcdA family antitoxin gives MSSIIPLRRSHKRSTNVYLTASLVEKARSLDINLSATLDQLLAQAIEEKQRQMGKEKQDIQAMNAFMAKAGTPGDDDFFGGI, from the coding sequence ATGAGTTCGATTATTCCACTTCGTCGTAGCCATAAGCGGAGCACCAACGTTTATCTGACGGCATCACTTGTCGAGAAGGCTCGCAGTCTGGATATCAATTTGTCTGCCACCCTTGACCAGTTGCTGGCTCAGGCGATAGAAGAGAAACAGCGGCAGATGGGCAAAGAGAAGCAGGATATCCAGGCGATGAATGCCTTTATGGCAAAAGCGGGAACGCCTGGCGACGACGACTTTTTTGGCGGTATTTAA
- a CDS encoding CcdB family protein, which yields MARQFDVYRNPSMRSNEFWPYYLILQNDYFDTLATRVIVPLVAADALTLTQRRVTPGVMVNGTEHYVFMPAMTFLEARKIEQRDFVVNLADSRSEILAAIDAIVTNA from the coding sequence ATGGCCAGACAGTTTGATGTTTATCGTAATCCGTCAATGCGATCCAACGAATTCTGGCCTTATTATCTGATCCTGCAAAATGACTATTTCGATACCCTGGCGACCCGGGTTATTGTCCCGCTGGTGGCGGCAGATGCGCTGACCCTGACACAGCGGCGGGTCACGCCTGGGGTCATGGTGAACGGCACTGAGCATTACGTTTTTATGCCCGCCATGACCTTTCTGGAGGCCAGAAAGATCGAGCAACGCGATTTTGTGGTTAATCTGGCTGATTCCAGAAGCGAAATTCTGGCAGCGATTGACGCTATTGTGACCAATGCATAA